In the genome of Rhinolophus ferrumequinum isolate MPI-CBG mRhiFer1 chromosome 24, mRhiFer1_v1.p, whole genome shotgun sequence, one region contains:
- the LOC117016416 gene encoding uncharacterized protein LOC117016416 isoform X1 has product MSTEQLKEKVRLEAGPSPSRAGPLAGPCTNPDPRQRAGVFAQAGAAGMSSRNMSWVRYPSRVSAAVEDVIASQGIISRCAQVYVALLVPVSLLTGLFNLTTFIRGRARLGRLDAFLADLTVTNVLVTLLSLTAANRPDYLATSHLGCAALSFLSNVCYFNAQYVQLAMLFVFLRQGPSSCLRMDTKGATGPVWGLAALGGCALCSSLGVVSLLGTSGELHRPTLCQLDPLTAWPEYEIVKVGLGCGLALILELAFLTLLAVQWPRRDAGSAHPAVVAIALTTFACRLPYNIALLQRARLKLQEDIGSPKDELLLSLAELALFGESCVNSLVTLFLHKPCRLALLTLAGRLFGRCRRGGRPAAASPSSEDGVRSEPRPPEMGLTGR; this is encoded by the exons ATGAGCACAGAACAACTGAAGGAGAAGGTAAGGCTGGAAGCAGGGCCCTCTCCCTCCAGAGCGGGACCCCTAGCTGGGCCGTGTACGAACCCCGACCCCAGGCAGAGAGCTGGAGTCTTCGCACAG GCCGGCGCTGCCGGGATGAGCTCCCGCAACATGTCCTGGGTACGCTACCCGAGCCGCGTCTCCGCAGCAGTAGAAGACGTCATCGCCTCACAGGGCATCATCTCCAGGTGTGCGCAAGTCTATGTGGCTCTGCTCGTCCCAGTGAGCTTGCTAACCGGACTGTTCAACTTGACCACCTTCATTCGGGGCCGTGCCAGGCTGGGGCGCCTGGATGCGTTCCTCGCAGACCTCACTGTCACCAACGTGCTGGTGACGCTGCTCTCACTCACCGCTGCCAACCGGCCGGACTACCTGGCCACAAGCCACCTGGGCTGTGCCGCCCTCTCCTTTCTGTCCAACGTCTGCTATTTCAATGCCCAGTATGTGCAGCTGGCCATGCTCTTTGTGTTCCTGCGGCAGGGCCCCTCGTCCTGTCTGCGCATGGACACCAAGGGGGCCACTGGGCCTGTGTGGGGCCTGGCCGCCCTTgggggctgtgccctctgcagctCCCTGGGAGTGGTGTCCCTGCTGGGCACGTCCGGGGAGCTGCACAGACCCACTCTGTGCCAGCTGGACCCTCTGACCGCCTGGCCGGAGTATGAAATTGTCAAGGTTGGCCTGGGCTGCGGGCTTGCGCTCATCCTGGAGCTGGCATTCCTCACTCTGCTGGCCGTCCAGTGGCCCCGGAGGGACGCAGGCTCTGCTCACCCAGCAGTGGTGGCCATCGCCCTGACCACATTCGCCTGCCGACTCCCCTACAACATCGCCCTCTTGCAACGGGCCCGGCTGAAGCTGCAGGAGGACATCGGCTCGCCCAAGGACGAGCTCCTCTTGAGCCTTGCGGAGCTGGCCCTGTTTGGGGAGAGCTGCGTGAACTCCTTGGTGACCCTCTTCCTCCACAAACCCTGCAGGCTGGCACTGCTGACCCTTGCAGGGCGTCTCTTCGGAAGgtgcaggagaggagggaggccagCAGCGGCTTCTCCTTCCAGTGAGGATGGAGTGAGGTCCGAGCCCCGCCCACCGGAAATGGGCCTGACCGGCAGGTGA
- the LOC117016416 gene encoding uncharacterized protein LOC117016416 isoform X3, which produces MSSRNMSWVRYPSRVSAAVEDVIASQGIISRCAQVYVALLVPVSLLTGLFNLTTFIRGRARLGRLDAFLADLTVTNVLVTLLSLTAANRPDYLATSHLGCAALSFLSNVCYFNAQYVQLAMLFVFLRQGPSSCLRMDTKGATGPVWGLAALGGCALCSSLGVVSLLGTSGELHRPTLCQLDPLTAWPEYEIVKVGLGCGLALILELAFLTLLAVQWPRRDAGSAHPAVVAIALTTFACRLPYNIALLQRARLKLQEDIGSPKDELLLSLAELALFGESCVNSLVTLFLHKPCRLALLTLAGRLFGRCRRGGRPAAASPSSEDGVRSEPRPPEMGLTGR; this is translated from the coding sequence ATGAGCTCCCGCAACATGTCCTGGGTACGCTACCCGAGCCGCGTCTCCGCAGCAGTAGAAGACGTCATCGCCTCACAGGGCATCATCTCCAGGTGTGCGCAAGTCTATGTGGCTCTGCTCGTCCCAGTGAGCTTGCTAACCGGACTGTTCAACTTGACCACCTTCATTCGGGGCCGTGCCAGGCTGGGGCGCCTGGATGCGTTCCTCGCAGACCTCACTGTCACCAACGTGCTGGTGACGCTGCTCTCACTCACCGCTGCCAACCGGCCGGACTACCTGGCCACAAGCCACCTGGGCTGTGCCGCCCTCTCCTTTCTGTCCAACGTCTGCTATTTCAATGCCCAGTATGTGCAGCTGGCCATGCTCTTTGTGTTCCTGCGGCAGGGCCCCTCGTCCTGTCTGCGCATGGACACCAAGGGGGCCACTGGGCCTGTGTGGGGCCTGGCCGCCCTTgggggctgtgccctctgcagctCCCTGGGAGTGGTGTCCCTGCTGGGCACGTCCGGGGAGCTGCACAGACCCACTCTGTGCCAGCTGGACCCTCTGACCGCCTGGCCGGAGTATGAAATTGTCAAGGTTGGCCTGGGCTGCGGGCTTGCGCTCATCCTGGAGCTGGCATTCCTCACTCTGCTGGCCGTCCAGTGGCCCCGGAGGGACGCAGGCTCTGCTCACCCAGCAGTGGTGGCCATCGCCCTGACCACATTCGCCTGCCGACTCCCCTACAACATCGCCCTCTTGCAACGGGCCCGGCTGAAGCTGCAGGAGGACATCGGCTCGCCCAAGGACGAGCTCCTCTTGAGCCTTGCGGAGCTGGCCCTGTTTGGGGAGAGCTGCGTGAACTCCTTGGTGACCCTCTTCCTCCACAAACCCTGCAGGCTGGCACTGCTGACCCTTGCAGGGCGTCTCTTCGGAAGgtgcaggagaggagggaggccagCAGCGGCTTCTCCTTCCAGTGAGGATGGAGTGAGGTCCGAGCCCCGCCCACCGGAAATGGGCCTGACCGGCAGGTGA
- the LOC117016416 gene encoding uncharacterized protein LOC117016416 isoform X2, with amino-acid sequence MSTEQLKEKAGAAGMSSRNMSWVRYPSRVSAAVEDVIASQGIISRCAQVYVALLVPVSLLTGLFNLTTFIRGRARLGRLDAFLADLTVTNVLVTLLSLTAANRPDYLATSHLGCAALSFLSNVCYFNAQYVQLAMLFVFLRQGPSSCLRMDTKGATGPVWGLAALGGCALCSSLGVVSLLGTSGELHRPTLCQLDPLTAWPEYEIVKVGLGCGLALILELAFLTLLAVQWPRRDAGSAHPAVVAIALTTFACRLPYNIALLQRARLKLQEDIGSPKDELLLSLAELALFGESCVNSLVTLFLHKPCRLALLTLAGRLFGRCRRGGRPAAASPSSEDGVRSEPRPPEMGLTGR; translated from the exons ATGAGCACAGAACAACTGAAGGAGAAG GCCGGCGCTGCCGGGATGAGCTCCCGCAACATGTCCTGGGTACGCTACCCGAGCCGCGTCTCCGCAGCAGTAGAAGACGTCATCGCCTCACAGGGCATCATCTCCAGGTGTGCGCAAGTCTATGTGGCTCTGCTCGTCCCAGTGAGCTTGCTAACCGGACTGTTCAACTTGACCACCTTCATTCGGGGCCGTGCCAGGCTGGGGCGCCTGGATGCGTTCCTCGCAGACCTCACTGTCACCAACGTGCTGGTGACGCTGCTCTCACTCACCGCTGCCAACCGGCCGGACTACCTGGCCACAAGCCACCTGGGCTGTGCCGCCCTCTCCTTTCTGTCCAACGTCTGCTATTTCAATGCCCAGTATGTGCAGCTGGCCATGCTCTTTGTGTTCCTGCGGCAGGGCCCCTCGTCCTGTCTGCGCATGGACACCAAGGGGGCCACTGGGCCTGTGTGGGGCCTGGCCGCCCTTgggggctgtgccctctgcagctCCCTGGGAGTGGTGTCCCTGCTGGGCACGTCCGGGGAGCTGCACAGACCCACTCTGTGCCAGCTGGACCCTCTGACCGCCTGGCCGGAGTATGAAATTGTCAAGGTTGGCCTGGGCTGCGGGCTTGCGCTCATCCTGGAGCTGGCATTCCTCACTCTGCTGGCCGTCCAGTGGCCCCGGAGGGACGCAGGCTCTGCTCACCCAGCAGTGGTGGCCATCGCCCTGACCACATTCGCCTGCCGACTCCCCTACAACATCGCCCTCTTGCAACGGGCCCGGCTGAAGCTGCAGGAGGACATCGGCTCGCCCAAGGACGAGCTCCTCTTGAGCCTTGCGGAGCTGGCCCTGTTTGGGGAGAGCTGCGTGAACTCCTTGGTGACCCTCTTCCTCCACAAACCCTGCAGGCTGGCACTGCTGACCCTTGCAGGGCGTCTCTTCGGAAGgtgcaggagaggagggaggccagCAGCGGCTTCTCCTTCCAGTGAGGATGGAGTGAGGTCCGAGCCCCGCCCACCGGAAATGGGCCTGACCGGCAGGTGA
- the GPER1 gene encoding G-protein coupled estrogen receptor 1, translated as MEPSAGACNGTPAALQLCQALSGATPANQTAGLSEQQQYAVGLFLSCLYTIFLFPIGFVGNVLILVVNISFRDRMTVPDLYFVNLAAADLTLVADSLIEVFNLHERYYDMAALCTFMSLFLQVNMYSSVFFLTWMSFDRYLALARALRCGPLRTKRHARLSCGLIWMASLSVTLVPFTAVHLQHGGDVCFCFADVKEIQWLEVTLGFVLPFAIIGLCYSLTVRVLVQAHRHHRLRPRRQKALRMIVAVVLVFFICWLPENVLISVHLLQRTPPGAAPCQQSFRHAYPLTGHIVNLAAFSNSCLNPLIYSFLGETFRDKLRLYLEQKTNMSTLNRFCHTALKAVIPDSTEQSDVKLSGAV; from the coding sequence ATGGAGCCGAGTGCCGGCGCCTGCAATGGCACCCCCGCAGCCCTCCAGCTGTGCCAGGCGCTGAGCGGCGCCACCCCAGCGAACCAGACAGCTGGGCTCTCGGAGCAGCAGCAGTACGCAGTCGGGCTCTTCCTGTCCTGCCTCTACAccatcttcctcttccccatCGGCTTTGTGGGCAATGTGCTCATCCTGGTCGTGAACATCAGCTTCCGGGACAGGATGACGGTGCCTGACCTGTACTTCGTGAACCTGGCGGCCGCCGACCTCACGCTGGTGGCCGACTCGCTGATCGAGGTGTTCAACCTGCACGAGCGCTACTACGACATGGCTGCGCTCTGCACCTTCATGTCGCTCTTCCTGCAGGTCAACATGTACAGCAGCGTCTTCTTCCTCACGTGGATGAGCTTCGACCGCTACCTGGCCCTGGCCAGGGCCCTGCGCTGCGGCCCGCTGCGCACCAAGCGCCACGCCAGGCTCAGCTGCGGCCTCATCTGGATGGCCTCGCTGTCGGTCACCCTGGTGCCCTTCACCGCCGTCCACCTGCAGCACGGCGGGGACGTGTGCTTCTGCTTCGCGGACGTCAAGGAGATCCAGTGGCTGGAGGTCACCCTGGGCTTCGTGCTCCCGTTCGCCATCATCGGCCTCTGCTACTCGCTCACCGTGCGGGTGCTGGTCCAGGCTCACCGGCACCACCGCCTGCGCCCGCGGAGGCAGAAAGCCCTGCGGATGATCGTGGCGGTGGTGCTCGTCTTCTTCATCTGCTGGCTGCCCGAGAACGTCCTCATCAGCGTACACCTCCTGCAGCGCACGCCGCCGGGGGCCGCACCCTGCCAGCAGTCCTTCCGGCACGCCTACCCCCTCACTGGCCACATCGTCAACCTGGCGGCCTTCTCCAACAGCTGCCTGAACCCCCTCATCTACAGCTTTCTTGGGGAGACCTTCAGGGACAAACTGCGACTGTACCTTGAGCAGAAGACAAACATGTCGACTCTGAATCGCTTCTGCCACACTGCCCTGAAGGCAGTCATTCCCGACAGCACCGAGCAGTCGGACGTGAAGTTGAGCGGTGCGGTGTAG